The DNA segment AGCGCGCTCGCGCAAGGTCGCGCTCGTTATCGAGGCGACGAAAGCGACGAGGACAGCAGAGGCGACGAGGACGAGGGATACGCCGTCGACGCCGATGGACCATTCGACGCCGAGGGAGGGGAAGAGGCGGCTCCGCTCGATGAGTTGGAAGCCGTCATTGCCGTCGGCGCGGGTGAAGAGGCGGTCGAATCGATAACAGAGCCAGCCGACGAAGAGGAGGAGCGCGCCGTGGACGGCGGCGCTCGTGGCGGCGAGGGTACGCGAATGGTCGCGGCGCGCGAGGCGGAGGAGGAGCGCGAGAAGGGTGCCGAGCAGAGGGAAAAAGACGACGACGAAGAGCGGGGCGCGGCCGAGGAGGCCACGGCCGAGGAGGCCAAGGCCAAGCGGGCGCTCGGCGCGAAGGGGCATCACGAGGGGGCGCGCGGGTTCGTCACCGGCGCGGGTGCTCGATTCGACGAGGACCTGGCCGTAGAGCTCGCGGGCGCGGGCAGCCTCGTAGCGCCATTTGACGACCACGCGGCGCTCCTGGCCCGCAGGGATACGCGTGACGAGGGGCACGCGCGCGCCTTCGACGGTGACGGTGAGGCCAGGCGGGAGGCGAGGATCGGCCGGCGAGGTGCGTAACTCGACGCGCGAGACCTCGAGCAGGCCAGGGCCCTCGTTCCGAAGGAGAAACGCGCCGGTCATCTGCTCGCCGTCTGGAGAGAGGGTGAGCTCGACGTGGTCGCCGCCGAATTCGGGGCGAAGGACGGCGCGGCCCGAAGGCGCGTCGTCCGCAAAGGCCGGCGAGGCAAAGCCGAGGAGCACGAGGGCGACGAAGAGGGAGAAGAGGCGCGAAAGGAGGCGCGCCGGGAGGCCAAGGACGAGGTCGTCGATCGCAGAGACGAGCTTCGAGGCGAATCGCGCGATCGTGGTGGCCCCTTCGAGGGTGGCCTCGCCAAGCCGAGGTCCGAGGCCTTCGAGCAGACGCGCGCCAGGGAAGGTGCGCGCCTCACGAGGGCGCTCGTCGGGGCGCTCGGAGGTCGTTCGAAGGCAAACGAGCGGGAGAAGGAGCGCCTGCAAGGAGAGGAGGACGACGGCGAAGGTCGGCGCTTCGAGGCCAACGGACACAAACGAGAGGCCCACGGAGGTGAGCGCGAGGAAGACGAGGCGGTGGAGGCGTCGGCGCTCGATCAGCACACGGAGGCCCGCGAGGAGGGCCGCGAGCACGCCGAGGGTGGTGACGATCGTGGAGGCCGTGGAGCTGAACGAGAGGAGGTCGGAGAAACGAACGAGGAGGAGAGGGCCCGGCGCGAGGGAGAGGCCAAGCACGAGCGCGAGCGCAGGCCGCGAGAGGAGCGAGGCGGCGCGAGGGAGCCAGCCAGAGAAGGGGAAGGTCGCGCTCGTGGCGAGAGCGCCGACGAAGAGGAGGAGGCAGGCGAGCGTGACGAGGCCGATCGAGCCAGCGCCGTGCTTGCGGAGGAGCGAATGGGCGAGGAGGTGCCGGCCCGTCTCGTCACGCATCACGAGCTGGTCGTGGATCTCCCGAAACGCGACCGTGGAGCCGACGGGCGCGATTCGCACCTCCTCACCTTCGAGGACGACGAGGCGCTCGATCCAGGTGACCTCGAGGCCATCCCCCGTGACCATGGCGCCGCCGCCCGGCGCGACGACGACCGCATGCGAGCCCGCAGGGATCGGGCGGCGCACGAAGGGCGCGATCGCGAAGGGCGCAGGGTTCTGCGCGAGCTGGGCGCGATCGGAGACGCCGAGGTAGACCCGCGCGCCCGCGTGGCTCGTGAAGGTGAGGAAGCCACGCTGCTCGGCGCGCTCGGCGATGATCTTGGCGTCACGCTCGCCACGCGGGCGGTCGACGTCCTCGGCGACGGTCTCTTCGTGAGGGATGCGGCCCTCGGCATGGACGGGGACGAACCGCGCGCGGTAGTCGGAGAGGAACTGGCCCTCGTCGAGCCAAGCGCCGCCGAGGCCCCAGAAGAGGAGCACGAAGCCCCCCGCGAAGGCGACGCCGCCAAAACTCGCGACCACGCCCGCGCGCACGCCCGCCGAAGCAGCCGCCTGCGTGCTCTTGCCCTGCACGAGGAAGAGGCCCGTCGCGAGCACGACGGCGCCCCAGCCAAAGAGCCAACCGATCGCATCGGCCGCGAGCACGACGAGCGAGACGCCAGACGCGAGGAGAGAAGCACACGCGGTGAAACGAATCGACGCGCGGTCGTCCTCGACGAACCTCGGCGCGAGGAGGTGCACGCCGAGGACGGCGAGCAACGCAGCGAGGAGGAAGGCCGTCGCGAGCGGATCGAGGACGAAGGAGGCGCTCGCGTCGAGAGTGCCGATCCGCAAGAGGCGGAAGGCCACGTCGAAGAGGGCGCGGCGCGCAGGCTCGAGCGAGGCGAGGCGCGCCGCACCCGCGAGCACGACGGCGAGCGAGAGCAAGGTCGCGCCGAGGCCGAGGTGCGTCACGCGACGTCGCCCGATCCGCACGCCAAAGAGAGCGACGACGATCGCGACGAGCAGAGGCACGAGCGGCACGAGGCCAAGCGGCACGAGGGGCGCCTCGACGGGCGCGAGCGGACCAGCATACGCGGGCATGGCTTTCGGGGAGGATGTCGCGGGCGTCGGCGGGCGCCAGCCCCGTTCGTCGCTCCACTCGATCAAGCGAGGAAGCCACAGGATCTGGGCGAATTTTCTGAGCCCGCCGCCCGCCGCGACGAACGAGCGGACGTGTCACGCTAGGAGATGCCTGGGAAGCCCGACGTCGCACTTCTGGTCGAGGACACGGCCGGCGAGCTGCAAAGGCTCCACGAGGAGAACCGGCGCCTGCGCGAGGCCGAGCGTCGCCTCTCGATGCTGGTGGAGCTGACGAACGACTGGATCTGGGAGGTCGACGCGAAGGCGGTCTACACCTTCGTGAGCCCACGCATCCGCGATTTCCTGGGCTACGAGCCAGAAGAAGCGCTGGGAAAGACGCCCTTCGACTTCATGCCGCCGGAGGAAGCCACGCGCGTCGCGGCCGCCTTCGTGCCGATCGTGGAGGCACGCGCGCCGTTCAGGGACCTCGAGAACGTGAACGTGCACAAGGACGGTCGGCGGGTGGTGCTGGAGACGAGCGGGGTGCCCCTGTTCGACGAAGAGGGCAGGTTCTCGGGGTTCCGCGGGGTGGACCGAGACATCACGAAGCGAAAGCAAGCCGAGGCGGAGCGAGCGCGGATGCAGGAGGAGATCATCCACGCGCAGGAGAGGATGCTCGCGGAGCTGGAGTCGCCGCTGTTGCCGGTCGCGGAGGGCGTGCTCGTGATGCCGCTCATCGGCTCGGTGGACAAGCGGCGCGCCGGGCGCATCGTGGACGCGCTGCTCGCGGGTGTGTCGGCGCGCGCCGCGACGTTCGCGATCATCGACCTGACAGGCCTGCGCGCCGCAGACCACGCAGTGGTGGAGCTGCTCTGCGAAGCGGCGCGCGGGGCGCGGCTGCTCGGCGCAGAGGTGCTGCTGACAGGGGTGCGGCCCGAGGTGGCCCGCACGATGGTGGAGCTCGACGTGAACGGGGTGCGCACGCAGAGCACGCTGGCGCAGGGGATCAGGTTCGCGCTGGGGGCGCGGAGGCGAGGGTGAGGGACGACGCCCCCGGGATGCCGAGGAGCTCGTAGAGAAACACGCGCACGGCCTTGATGCGCGGGAGCTCGCACGACGCGCCTTCGAGCCAGCGGTTGTCCTGGATGGAGACCTGGACGGCTTTGCCAGGACGAAGGACGCCTGCGATGCACGCGACGGTCGCCTTGTTGCGCCCGGCCGGCTTCGTGAAGTCTGCCATGTCGTCGCGGTTGAAGGCTGCATCCTTCGGATTCACGCCTGCCACGAGAGCGTGGGCTGCGACGAGGAGCGAGGGGTAGCTGGTCGCCGCACCCTCGAGGAGCAGGTCCTCGAGGGTGCCTGGTTGATGGTTGTCAGGCAGCACGAACACACCGGTTCGTGGGGGGCCGGGCGTGATCTCGCCGGGCTCGTCGGGGAGCGCGACGGGGGCATCCTTCGAGGCCGCGAGCTTCGCCTTCAGCTCCGCGAAGCGATCGCGGGGCGTAGCCTTCTGGTCGGCGTCGAGGACGACACCGATGGACGCAGGAGATGGGCGCAGCTCGGTGAGCGACTCTTCGATGGTCTGCGCGATACGCGACTCGCCGGTGGCCGCGTGGATGGCGAGCGAGACCTCGGTGTTCTGGAAGAAGAAGGGAACCGAAACGCGCCGGAGCAGATCGAGATCGGGCGGCGGCGGGAAGCTCGTGGGGATGAGCCGCCTCCAGTAGGGATCAACTTCCGGTTGCTTCTGGACGCGCTTCAGGCCGAGAGGCTTGAGGAGCCGCGCGACGAGCTCGACGTCGTGCGGGCCCTCGACGACGATGTACGCGTACCGGACGCTCATCGCACGTCGAGCCCTCGCTCGTAGCGGATGCGCTTGAGCAGGTCCTCGCCGTAACGGCGGGCCGTCGTCTGATCGCCGTCACGTTCCAATCGGTAGGCGACGATGTCTTCTTCGGGCGTCGGGTCGACCGCGAGGATCGCGTCGAGCGCTTCGAGGCTGTGGGTCGTGGCGAAGACCTGCACGTCGTGCTCGGCGCAGGCGTCGAGGAGCCAGCGGAAGACGTGCTGGAGCACGGAGACGTGGATGGCGGTCTCGAGCTCGTCGATGAGCAGGATGCCGCCCGCGATGCTCGGTATCGTCAGAGCGAAATGCAGAGCGCGACGAACGCCATCGCCGTAGGAGCTGAGGGGCAAGAGGCCAGCGCGCTCGTCGCGCAGGTAAACCATCGCATAGGGTTCACTCGCCCACGGGGGTACGAGGAGCTCCGCGCCGACAATCGCAGGCTCGATCTTCCGCAGCAGATCGATCGTCGCATCCCAGTGTCCACCGAGCTTCGCCTCCGAGATGTCACGGACACCGCTCGGCTGGATCGAAGCGTTGATGGCGCGAACCGGCACCTGGGGCTCGACCGGCTGCGGTGAAAATTCCCAAGCCTCCCTTTCCCAGAACGTGAACGACCCTCGCGCCTCGTCTGCGGAGAACAGGTCGAGCTGGCGGGTCTTGGCGACGACATCGATGCGCGCACCACGGCGCTCGACGGCAGGTCCAGGAACGGCCGCGCGAACGTCCTGGTATTGCGCTACGACCTCACGCACGGGCGCGCGACCCACACCAGCGACGCGGAGAGTGCCCTCGTAGGGCTTCGTGAACACGACATCGCTGGTATGGGGAAACAGCCAGCGAAGCAGCTCGCCGGCCGGCAAACCAGCAAAGACATCCCGCCATGCCGCAATCGCAATCCACTTCCGCGGATCCAGCGGCGCGCAGAAGACGGACAGCGCCTCCAGCACACTCGTCTTCCCCGAGTTGTTCCGGCCGACGAGCAGGTTGAACCGGCCGAGGTCCCGCAACTCCAGGTCACGGATCCCCCGGAACCGCTCCACCGTGAAGCTCTCGAGAGGCAGTCTCATGGGCACGACCGGGGACATGTCCCGAAG comes from the Polyangium spumosum genome and includes:
- a CDS encoding PAS domain S-box protein; the protein is MPGKPDVALLVEDTAGELQRLHEENRRLREAERRLSMLVELTNDWIWEVDAKAVYTFVSPRIRDFLGYEPEEALGKTPFDFMPPEEATRVAAAFVPIVEARAPFRDLENVNVHKDGRRVVLETSGVPLFDEEGRFSGFRGVDRDITKRKQAEAERARMQEEIIHAQERMLAELESPLLPVAEGVLVMPLIGSVDKRRAGRIVDALLAGVSARAATFAIIDLTGLRAADHAVVELLCEAARGARLLGAEVLLTGVRPEVARTMVELDVNGVRTQSTLAQGIRFALGARRRG
- a CDS encoding AAA family ATPase — encoded protein: MRLPLESFTVERFRGIRDLELRDLGRFNLLVGRNNSGKTSVLEALSVFCAPLDPRKWIAIAAWRDVFAGLPAGELLRWLFPHTSDVVFTKPYEGTLRVAGVGRAPVREVVAQYQDVRAAVPGPAVERRGARIDVVAKTRQLDLFSADEARGSFTFWEREAWEFSPQPVEPQVPVRAINASIQPSGVRDISEAKLGGHWDATIDLLRKIEPAIVGAELLVPPWASEPYAMVYLRDERAGLLPLSSYGDGVRRALHFALTIPSIAGGILLIDELETAIHVSVLQHVFRWLLDACAEHDVQVFATTHSLEALDAILAVDPTPEEDIVAYRLERDGDQTTARRYGEDLLKRIRYERGLDVR
- a CDS encoding NADH-quinone oxidoreductase subunit M, with amino-acid sequence MPAYAGPLAPVEAPLVPLGLVPLVPLLVAIVVALFGVRIGRRRVTHLGLGATLLSLAVVLAGAARLASLEPARRALFDVAFRLLRIGTLDASASFVLDPLATAFLLAALLAVLGVHLLAPRFVEDDRASIRFTACASLLASGVSLVVLAADAIGWLFGWGAVVLATGLFLVQGKSTQAAASAGVRAGVVASFGGVAFAGGFVLLFWGLGGAWLDEGQFLSDYRARFVPVHAEGRIPHEETVAEDVDRPRGERDAKIIAERAEQRGFLTFTSHAGARVYLGVSDRAQLAQNPAPFAIAPFVRRPIPAGSHAVVVAPGGGAMVTGDGLEVTWIERLVVLEGEEVRIAPVGSTVAFREIHDQLVMRDETGRHLLAHSLLRKHGAGSIGLVTLACLLLFVGALATSATFPFSGWLPRAASLLSRPALALVLGLSLAPGPLLLVRFSDLLSFSSTASTIVTTLGVLAALLAGLRVLIERRRLHRLVFLALTSVGLSFVSVGLEAPTFAVVLLSLQALLLPLVCLRTTSERPDERPREARTFPGARLLEGLGPRLGEATLEGATTIARFASKLVSAIDDLVLGLPARLLSRLFSLFVALVLLGFASPAFADDAPSGRAVLRPEFGGDHVELTLSPDGEQMTGAFLLRNEGPGLLEVSRVELRTSPADPRLPPGLTVTVEGARVPLVTRIPAGQERRVVVKWRYEAARARELYGQVLVESSTRAGDEPARPLVMPLRAERPLGLGLLGRGLLGRAPLFVVVFFPLLGTLLALLLRLARRDHSRTLAATSAAVHGALLLFVGWLCYRFDRLFTRADGNDGFQLIERSRLFPSLGVEWSIGVDGVSLVLVASAVLVAFVASITSATLRERASTYHALAGLFLTASLGVLVSLDLFLFCAFWLLGLLPACFLVARRGGPGPRRAAARVLVSSLIGAALLCAASYWLWQNGDPTYLSTGEAVRRSAAIPELARVAWVDKGLLLFGHSAVKVVWTALFLAFALRLSAFPLPGYLADLHSESDTPTSVLLSGALFVTGVYGLLRLGVGVLPDGMRWAAMTVSILGVVAIFVSAFAAMAESDLKRFLARIAGAHVGFVFLGMGSLTPQGFEASVAVAALHGVIVGLLFVLVSALESRVSSRDLGRFGGLSREMPLFALLFGLAMLASLGMPLLAGFWGPLLALWGAFARERWIGVLGAAGFVVLAGVHLFAMAHLLFGEAREEWRTSKYLEPFGGKFPAMHGREIAAALPLVIVVVVLGIWPRPLLGMVDTASREMHRLVDRPGPLQIAAIPVHAPEDRTST
- a CDS encoding DUF3226 domain-containing protein, with product MSVRYAYIVVEGPHDVELVARLLKPLGLKRVQKQPEVDPYWRRLIPTSFPPPPDLDLLRRVSVPFFFQNTEVSLAIHAATGESRIAQTIEESLTELRPSPASIGVVLDADQKATPRDRFAELKAKLAASKDAPVALPDEPGEITPGPPRTGVFVLPDNHQPGTLEDLLLEGAATSYPSLLVAAHALVAGVNPKDAAFNRDDMADFTKPAGRNKATVACIAGVLRPGKAVQVSIQDNRWLEGASCELPRIKAVRVFLYELLGIPGASSLTLASAPPART